GGAAGCCTCATCATCGGCGCGATCCCCTGGACCAAGCTCGGCAAGATCCCGTCGGTCATGAAGGCCGTCAACCGCACCATCAAGGCCATCGAGTCCTTCCGCGCGGCGAAGAAGGCGGCGGAACTGGTCCTGAAGGCGGCGATCGAGAAGGCCAAACGCGAGGCGGCCCAGAGAGCCAAGAAGAAGGCGGCCGAACAGGCGAAACGCATAGCCGACAAGGCCGCGGCCGAGAAGAAGAAGACCGGCAACCCGGTCCAGAAACAGGCACAGGCGAAGGCGGCACCGAAGGTCTCCACGGTGAAGCCCGCCTCCGGCGGGGGCGGCGCTTCCAAGGGCAGCGGCACCAAACCGGGCGGCAACTCCGGAGGGTCCGCCCGCACCAGCGGCGGCTCCAGCGGAAGCGGCGGCTCGGGCCGGGCGGAGAGCCCGGAGGGCGCCACCTGCAACAGCTTCGTGCCGGGCACCCGCGTGCTGATGGCCGACGGCAGCACGAAGCCGATCGAGAAGGTCAAGCCGGGCGACAAGGTGAAGGCGACCGACCCGAAGTCGGGCGTCACCCGCACCGAGACGGTCACCGCGGAGATCAAGGGCCAGGGCCTGAAGCACCTGGTACGCATCACGATCACGGCGAAGGACTCCACCACCGCAACCCACGTGACGGCAACAGCCGGCCACCCGTTCTGGGTCCCGACCCTGTCGAAGTGGCTCCCGGCAACAGACCTGAACCCGGGCCAGTGGCTCCGCACGAGCGCGGGGACACGGGTCCAGATCACGGCGGTAGAACGCTGGACGAGCACCGAGACGGCTGTTCACAACCTGACGGTGGGGGATGTCCATACGTATTATGTTGTGGCGGGGGATGCGCCGGTACTCGTCCACAATTGCGGAGGCGCCCCTACTCATGTCACAGGCAAGGGCGATGACCCGCTAGTTCCGGAACTCATCAACGACATCAATGCTCGCTACCCCGGGCATGTGCGAGCTGAAGGCGTCACAATAAATGGGCCGGACGGCAGCACGCTCACGGACTTCGACATCGTGACCCGAAATGCGGTGGTGCAGGTGAAGAGTGGCTCAGGAAAGGGTGCTCTCAAGCAGGCGCTAAATACGCAAAGCCTGACGGACTATCCGGTCATCGTCTATCTTCCACAGGGGCGTGGAAGTGTGATTAAGAGTCTGGAGCAGGCCGGCATCATGGTGACACGGGACAAGAACCTGCTACTTGATGTCCTGGCTCCCTAGCTCCCGACGGTCTCTACGTGGTTCAGCGTTGCTGACAGGAAGGAGCCGCAGTGCGTCCTACCATCGCGCTTCTCAGCCCGACCAGTGATCTCCAGGAACTAGTGGCTCGCCTGCGCAGAGTCGGCTCTTATCACGAAGGTGCGATCTTCGATCATTTGGATTGGAGGGAGTGTCGCTTCGGGGTGGACGTTTCCGGGGACGTTATCGACGAGTTTGACGAGGAGGAGATTGCCGAGATTCGTGAGGAACTCGGTGAGTTCAACGCAGTCCTCGTCGAGTACCCCGGAATGGCGTGCATCCGCGATCTTTTGATCGAGGTAATTCCTGGGGTTCGCGGAGTTCTCGATACGAATCACGGCGAGCTTCTGAGCTATGACGCGGTCCTAGAGAGATTCCATCGAGATCCGTCATGGGACTGGCGAACCAGTAACGATGGAGCGACCTCAGGGGGTTAGCTCCTGAGATATTCCCCCAGCGCAGCACTTGGGCCCCTCCGGGAGAATTCGGAGGGGCCCAAATGTCTCTTGACGGCAACGGTGACGGCAACGTCAGCGGACGATGGCTGCGACGGGCGCGCCATCGGGGTCGTCGCGGCCGGGGCTGAGGGCGTCGCCGAGCGTGTTGATGGCTTCGCGTTGGAGGCGGAGTCGTACGTGGGCGTAGACGTCGGCGGTGGCGCCGATGTGGGCGTGGCCGAGGAGTTCCTTGATGACGACAAGGTCGATGTCCTGCTCCAGGAGCAGGGTCGCGGTCGAGTGGCGAAGGTCGTGGAAGCGGATGCTCCGGAGCTGCACGCGGTGGAGGAGGCGGCGGAAGCGGCGGGTGAGGTTGGTGGGGGCGAGCGGCCTGCCCTTCGGGGTGGTGAAGACGAGCCCGTTGTCCGTCCATCCCGTTCCGGGTTCCTGCCGTTCTCCCCGCTGCTATTCCTGGTGGATCTTGAGGGAGCTGATGCACTCGGTGGGTAGGGCGATGCGACATTCAAAGGCGAGCGACTTGGTGTTCAGGACGGTCAGACCCCGACTACGAGTGCGCTGGAGGGAGCGGCGGATGGCGGGCGACCGGGTGTTGATGTCGGGGTCTTCCCAGCAGAGGCCAAGTAGTTCGCTTGTGCGGAGGCCGGTGCGCAGAGCGAGTTCGTACAGCACGTGGAACCGGTCGGTCTGGGCCGCGTTGAGGAACTAGTGGGCTTCGGCCCCTGCGGCAGAGGCCAGAACCTCCATGTGGCTGACGAGTGCGGGGGAGCCTCGATCGGCTGCGCCCGGCAGGGACGGGAGTCGGGTGGGTCAGCGCGGTGCGGCGCCTGGGCGAGCGAGGCGGGTCACGTCTGGCGCCAGGTCCGCCAGGGGCGGGTGATGATCTCCCGGTAGGTGTGGTGCGACGGGTTCTGGCCGCAGTGCCGCAGTACCCAGTCCTGCGGTTCGGCGAAGTCCTCGCTTGTCGGCGAGGTCTCTCCGTCCACGGCGCACTGCATCGCGTACAGGACCGGCTCCGCGTCCGGCTCGCGGTCGGGCTGGAGAGTCCAGGTCTCGTAGCGCAGGACCGAGCGAGGGGTCACCGTCCCCACCTCCGGTTGGCCACGGCCACCTTCGCGCTCAACTCCTCCGTCGGAGTCGGCGTACGCACGTCCTCGGGCGGAACGTCCCACTCCCGGCCACCGCGTGGCGGTCGAAGCTGCACGTACGGCCCCACATGTCCCATCACCACGCCCACCTTGCCGTTCCGCCGGTCGACCACCAGGGCGCCGGCATCGGGCGAGACGATGTGCCCGCCGGTATCAGGGGTGGGGGCCGTCATCGTGACCACCCCGGCGAGGCGGCGTGCGACCGGGCGTCCAGTCGCAGGGCGGGAACACATGGGGTGGCGCTCATTCGCACGGTGACGCTCCTCGGCGGCGTTGATGCGTGCCCCTGGGCCTGTTGGTGCCGCAGGGTCGGCACCGATCCTCACGCCGGTCACCGGGACGAAGGAACCTCCACCAAACCTCACTTCGGGACGTCCCGCACCCTGTAGAACGTCCCTGGTGCCGTCCTGAGGCGAAGGGGGAGACTCGTGCCGAACGAGAGACTACGAGCCGTCATGGCGGCGGGAGGCTGGACGTACGCCGCACTCGCTCAGCAGGTCGAGGTCGACCCCAAGTCGGTCGAGCGCTGGGTGAACCTCGGGCGTATCCCACGTCGTGCCACTGCCCTCCAGGCGGCCAAAGCCCTGGGAGAAGACGTGCACGCACTCTGGCCGACGCTCCGCCAGGCCCGCCCCGCCCGCGCCATCAGCCCTGAGTTGGTGGCGCTCTACGGGCAGCGGGCCGACATCCCCGTCTCGGCGTTCACCGACCTGATGGCCCAGGCCCGGGAACGGATCGACATCCTCGTCTACGCGGCAGTCTTCCTCCACGAGGCCTACCCGCGGCTGAACGAACTCCTCACCGAACGCGCCGCCGAAGGCTGCACCGTCCGCATCGCGATCGGGGACCCCGACAGCGACAACGTCCAAGCCCGCGGCCAGGAAGAGCGGTTCGGCCACGGCATCGAATCCCGCTGCCGCCTCGCGCTCATGCACTACAAGCCGGTCGCCGACACCCCCGGCATCGAAGTCCGCACCCACGCAACCACGCTCTACAACTCCCTCTACCGCGCCGACGACCAGCAACTCGTCAACGCACACGTCTGGGGCGTCAACGCGTACGCCGCCCCCGTGTGGCACCTTCGCCGACACGAGACAGGCGGCATGTTCGACACCTACGCCGACAGCTTCGACGCCGTGTGGGCGACCGCAACCCGCGTACGAGAGGAAGGCTGACCGTGGCCCGCACCGAGTACTACGACGACCCCAATGCGCCCAAGCCGAACAGCATGGTCGTCGCTGCCTCCGCCGTCGTCACCGACGATCATGGGCGCATCCTCCTCCAGCGCCGCCGCGACAACAACCTATGGGCACTGCCCGGAGGCGGCATGGACCTCACCGACTCCCTGCCCGGCACGGCAGTCCGCGAGGTCATGGAAGAGACCGGCCTCGACGTGGAGATCACCGGCCTGGTCGGCACCTACACCGACCCGAAACACATCATCGCCTACACCGACGGCGAGGTCCGCCGCCAGTTCAACGTCTGCTTCACCGCCCGCATCACCGGCGGCCGGCTGGCAATCTCCGACGAGTCCACCGAGCTCCGGTTCGTGCCGCCGGACGAGATCGAGCAGTTGCCGATGCACCACACCCAACGACTCAGGCTCCAGCACTTCCTGGAACAGCGTGAGAAGCCGTACCTGGGCTGAACCGTCTGACGGCAGTAGCGACGGCAACACCCATGGATTTCCCCGCACAACCACGCACGCCAGCGGAACCCGAAACACGTCCTGACCTGCAAAGAAGCAGTTGGAGCGGTGCCGCGTAGCACACGCACTATGTGGTGGCCGGGGATGCTCCGGTCCTGGTTCATAACTGCGGAGAAGGAACGGCCACGGTCTACTTGGACCCGGTGGAAAAGCACGCGACCGTGAAGGTTGAGACAGCGGATGAGGCGCTGCATACCGAACAAGTAGGCGTCCCCGGTACGGATGCAGTGCCCGCGATTCGCACGGAGCCGCACGCGCCCACTACGATTAAGGTGCGGATTCCATTGTCAAACCCGGGAGGCGCTCTAGCCTTCCATGAAGTGACTTTGGGGAGGAATCTTGGCCGCTACAACGTCGACAGCCGAAGTTGTGTTACGTACCGTGCTGAAGTTCTACGCGCAGGAGGGGTCTCAGATCTCCCGGATATGTCGTCATCCATTGAGCTGACGAAGTACTTGATCCGGCGACACAATGCCGGGTGACAGGGGAAGATGATGTCAGTACCTGATGATTGGGCATGGCTGGAAGAGATGCCCGAGGGATGGCCAACCCCGGCAGAAATTACCGGCCCAACAGCCGCGCCAGCCACGAACCTGGTCCTGTTGATGTTGAGTAGCGAAATGCTCGGCAACGATCTGGTGGAACTGATCGGTGAATTCATCGCCGAGGACGCGAGGTACAACCGTTGGATTGGCGCGGAAGGAAAGCGTGAGCTATCTATGCGTCAAGTAGCTGAATGCTCCGCACTGCTTCGGGAGTGTACAAAATCGATTTACGAGGCGTGGTGCAACTTCTCTCAGGTACATGAGAGAGAACTGAGGGCAGCAGAGTCAGCTTTGCCTGAAAGGCGTGCACTGTTCGTCAATATCAATTCCGCATCCGAGAAGCTGCGTAACGCGAGAATGAAGTGAGACTGCGCGCGTGATGCATCAAATCCAGCAAGTTTGCATGGAGGCTGATGCAGCCTAACCCTAGCGTCACCCATTGGCTCCAGCGGAATAGAGGAGCCTCGCCAGAGTCGATTCTGGCCAGGCTCCTCGGGTGTTTGACGGCAACGGCAGCAGACGGCGACGGCAGTTGGGGTGTCGGTGCCGTCCTCGGTTGGGCTGAGGGCGCCGTTCAGAGTGTCGAGGTTTGGCGTTGGAGGTGGAGTCGTACGTGGGCGTAGACGCCAGCCATCGCTCGAGATCACCGGCCTGGTCGGCACAGAAATCGAGCAGTTGCCGATGCACCACACCCAACGACTCAGGCTCCAGCACTTCCTGGAACAGCGCGAGAAGCCGTACCTGGGCTGAACCGCCTGACGGCAGCAGCGACGGCAACAACCCCGCACAACCACGGACACCCACGCACTTCACCGGACCAGCGAACTGCGCTTGACCTGCGAAAAAGCAGGTCGAAGGCTTCGCGCAGCACACGTACTATGTGGTGGCGGGCGCTACTCCGGTGCTTGTGCACAATTGCGGTGACGGCACCACGGTCTATCGGGGAGTTGCGGAAGTGAGCAGCGAGACCGGCGACTTCAACCCCGCCTTTGATGATGCGGTGTAAGGAATTAGAAGGCCGCGGGGCGGGGATTCGACGCCTGATATTCACCATCGCGGTATGACCGATAGTGACTACACCAGCTGGACCACTAGTCCCGCTGCCGCTATTCGAGCGGCTACCCGAGGTGGAGGTAGTGGAGTTGCCATTAGAGCCACCATCCCCAGCGGACGTTTCCACGTCCATGTAAACGATCAGCCATGGGTCGAAGATGACCTTCGCGGCGAGGCTGAAGTGATCATCCAAGGGGTCATGCAAGGTCGAGCCAGGGCGGCATGGCCCGGTGCGCGACTAGAGGATCTCGGGTTCTGATAATTAAGCTCTGGTGGGCGGTACCTGCAGGTACCGCCCACCAGCGTTCTCAATGGAGTCATCTTGGCGAGTTTGCAAGAAGTGTCCACTCTGAAGATTGCGGAGCTACTTCGAAGGGCCAAATGCCAGTCGTTGCTTTTGCTGCCGCCTCCCGTTGTGCCGGAAATCTTTGAGGAGGTATCCGGTTTGATCCGCGTCGGAGTTGGGCCGAGGTCCACACTTCGAGGCACGTATCGAGACCGGTATTCCACACTGGATGAATTCCGGAAGAATAGATTTGGATGGCGGGACTTCTTTGCAGTTCTCGACGAGGATGACCCTCCGGTTGGCCTATTCACCGTCCAGGGGGGCGGGTGGAGCTTGATCGCTCTTACCGACGAAAGCGTGGAGGGTGTTCTCGCGGCTTTGGTGGCGCCACCTCAGTCCTTTGAATGGCCAAAGGATGCGGAACGTGCCTGACAGGCTCCAGCACTTCCTGGAACAGCGCGAGAAGCCGTACCTGGGCTGAACCGCCTGACGGCAGTGGCGACGGCAACAATCCCGCACAACCAGACAGACACCCACATACCTCGTCGGGCCCGCCAACCGCCTTTTGCCAGTCGGAGCGCGGCTTCGGCGTGTGCAGCCTCGGACCTGGATCGGTCGACGTGTTCGATTCGGGAATCGTCGGCTTCGGAAGAGTGGAGGACTGGTGACGTTCCGTGGAGAAGAGAGATCTCAGGCTGATCTGGTTGAAGCACTCACCGACGGCACGGGGCGGGATGCCAGGTCCATCGCAGCCGGGCATCCCGAGGTCGCTCAGCTCATCGCCTCCTGGATCCGGGAAGCCGCTCACGCGGGTAACTGGACACGGGTCGACAAGTTCGCCAACTTGGCCGCCCCCTTGCGGGCGCCGGGCCCGGGCGGGGCAATTCAGGAGATTCTGGATTCGGACGCCGCAGGGTTCAACAAAGAGGATCTCGTGGAGATCCTTGGCGAGATCCGGGAAACGGACGCGGTCGCCTGCCTGTTCAGGGTGGCGGAAGGTTCGGTAGACGAGGACGCTCCGGCGTACTGGCTGTGCCAGAAGGTCATCTCTTCTCTGGGGGATATCGGCACGCCGGAAGCCCTTCTACGCCTTCGCCGGATGACGTCCCAACCGTGGCCCGACATTGTCCGATGGCATGCGGCTGTCGAACTCGGGGTCGAGGACGAGCTCGGCTTTGACGAAGACCAAATGCTGGGGTAGCCGGAACTCCGGGCGGTTGTGCAGGCGGGCGATGCCGAGCATCTTCCGCTGGACGCCGTCGCCCGTGCGCTGATCGTCCTTCTAGTCGAGTCGCCATCTCTGCCGGAACAATTGAATACGAGATTTCCTTTGACTCACGAACGGACCGACGGTCTGAAACAGATCTCGCAGCACGTTGCTCCAGAGACACCGGACGCTTAAAGGGTGACATAAAAGGGTGACACTTTAATGCTGTTTGAAATAGAGTTGCACAAATTCTACTGGGGCAAGCTGGAATTTGGTTGCGGTGAGAGCGCCTACCATCTCCCTGACAGGATCATCGAGCTCATGACACTTGATCAGGGGTCACCAGCCAGGCGCGAGAGGCGCTCATGCTGATCGAGCAGGGCCGGAAGAGGCTCCGGGCGGTTCGGGACTCTGCGGTAGAGCGAGCACGTACCGCACGTGCGGGCGGTCGGGGTGGGTGGCGTCGAGGAATGTGGCGGTCCAGCGGCGCCGTGGTCAGTCCCCCCGCCTCGACGCGCGGAGGGCAGGCGTACCGACGCGCTGCCCTCCGCCGGGGGTCAGTCCTTCTTCAAGTGCCGCCCGAAGAAGCGGTTTCCGTCCTCCAGCTCGAACCAGGGGGTGCCCGTGTGGCCGCCCATGTTGGCGTGCAGGGTCTTCTCCTCGCTGGCGAAGGTGTCGAACAGGTCCAGGGCGCGCTCGCGGGGGTTGCCCTCGTCGTCCCACTGGAGCAGGAGGAGGAGCGGGATCGTGATCCGCCTCGCCTCCTCGCGTTGGGCGCGCGGCACATAGCCTCCGGCGAAGAAGCCCGCTGCGGTGATGCGGGGATCGGTCGCCGTCAGCCGGATGCCGAGTGCTGTCCAGCCCGAGTAGCCGACCGGGCCGTCGATCTCGGGCAGTTCGAGGAGGGCGTCCAGAGTGGTCCGCCACTCCGGGACCGCGTTCTCGACCAGGGGGCCGATGAGGGATTCGAAGATCTCGTCGACCGGATCGCCGGCCCGCATCGCCCGGCGCAGGTCGGCGCGCGCCTGCTCGTCGGTTGCGGAACGGGGGCGGGTTCCGCAGCCCGCGGCGTCGATGGTGGCCACCGCGTAGCCGTACGCCGCCGATCGGAGGGCTCGGGCCACCAGCCTCGGCTCGTTCTTGGGGAGGCCGTTGTTGTGGGCCATCAGGATCAGCGGGGCCGGTGCGGCGGACGCGGGTGTCCACAGGGTGCCGGGGATCTCGCCGAGGGTGAACTCGCGGGCGAGGACGCCGTCGTCGAGACGTCGCTCTGAGGTGAAGCGCATGGTCGTGCCTTTCGGGAGTGCTCTGGAACGGCGCTCCCGGACGACCTATCGCCCGGCCGTGACCCTGGAGGGGAGCACCCATGTCTGAACTGCGTTCACGGGTACCACCTCCTCGTTCTCTCGCACGGCCACCGGGACGGTAGCAGGGGACTCGGCCGTCCACCAACGGCTTTTCGTCCCGTTCGTCTTCGGTCACCGCGGTGTTCTGGACCGGTCGCGTCGCCTGTCGTACAGTCGCAGGCACGGAGCCGATGTGACGGATCGTCAGGAGGCCGGCAGATGCGGTTGGGTGTCGCGCTCGGGTACTGGGGGCGGGGGCCGTCCGCCGGGGATGTCGGGCTGGCTCAGGAGGCCGAGCGGCTCGGGTATCACTCCGTGTGGACCGCCGAGTCGTGGGGCTCCGACGCCTTCACCCCGCTCACCTGGATCGCCGCCCACACCTCGACCATCCGACTGGGCACCGCCGTCGCGCAGATGGCGGCCCGCTCCCCCACCGCCACCGCCATGCACGCCCTCACCCTCGACCATCTCTCCGGTGGACGCGTCATGTTGGGGCTCGGGCTGTCGGGGCCGCAGGTGGTGGAGGGGTGGTACGGGCGGCCGTTCCCGTCGTCGCCGCTGACCGCGACCCGCGAGTACGTCGATGTCGTGCGGCAGGTGCTGCGCCGGGAGGAGCCGGTGCGGCTGGACGGGCGGTTCCATCCGCTCCCCTATCCGGGCGAGGACGGGACCGGGCTCGGGAAGCCGCTCAAGTCCATCACCCATCCGGTGCGGAGCGATCTTCCCGTGCTTCTCGGCGCCGAGGGTCCCAAGAACGTCGCCCAGACGACGCGGATCGCCGACGGCTGGCTGCCGTTGTACTGGTCGCCCTCCCGGCCCGAGGTGTACGGCCCTGCGGTGACCGGCGGTCTCCCAGAGGGATTCGTCGTCGCGCCCATGGCCCGCGTCCAGGTCTGTGACGACGTGGCCGAGGGGCTGCTGCCCGTGAAGGCCATGCTCGGCTTCTACATCGGCGGCATGGGCCACACGACCCTCAACTTCCACACCGACCTGATGGGCCGGATGGGATACGCGGAAGAGGCCCACCAGGTACGGGAGTTGTTCCTCGCGGGACGCCGGGAGGACGCCGTGCGTGCCGTGCCCGACTCCTTCGCCGACGAGATCTCGCTCGTCGGGCCGCGTCAACGCATCGCCGAACGGCTTGACTTGTGGCGCAAGGGTCCGGTGACCGACCTGCTGGCCCTGGCACCGGACCGTGCGACGCTGCGGGTGCTCGCGGAGCTGAACTCCTAGACAGCCGCCTGGACACCCAGGGCACTCAGCGCACTCAGGGCACTCAGGGCACTCAAGAACCGCTCGTCAGCTGTGACGTCGACGGGACCTGGTCCTTGACCTCGGCGCCCGCGCCCTTCCCCGCGTCCTTCACCTTGTTGATGATGTCGTTGTAGTCGCCTGCCACCCCGTCGGGGTTGTCGCCCTTGCGGAGCTTGGACGGCAGGTCCTTGAGGGAGTCGATGCCCGCCGTGAGCGGGGCGAGCGCCTTGGAGAGGGTCGGGTCGCCCTCGGCGTTGCGGTGCGCGGCCTTGAGCCGGTTGTAGGCGAACCCGCCCGCGAGAGCGGCCTTCACCAGCGCGAGCTTCCTGCCGTGGGCGCCCTTCTTGAACTTGCCGGCCTTCCAGGGCTTCACGATCCACTGGTAGGTCGCCCCCGCGGCCAGTCCCGCGTTCGCGACGAAGCGGGTCTTGGCGAGCTTCTGCCGGTCGACGGAGTGGGTCGCGCTGGGCGTCGACGCCGCGGAGACGGCGTTGTCGCTGCCGGCTCCGCAGGCGGTGGCGCCCGCTATCAGGGCGCAGCAGAGGGTGAGCGCCACGAACAGGCGCCGTACGGGTATGGCCACGGGGTCCTCCGGGGGGACGTCGGGCGGATCTCCAGGCCACCGTCACCCGGGAGGCCGGGCTCCGCCACCCGGGGGAATCTGTTCGAGTGACGGGCCCGTCAACCCCAAGGGTTTCAACGAGCGATCCGAGGCCATTCGAACACCATGTCCTATCGAAATCGGAGCGGTTCCAACTCCGCGGGAACGGTCATCGCGGTCGTCGCGGACGTCATGGCCGTCATCATCGGACTGTGGATCCTGATGTATCTGCTGGACGCCAACCGCGCCAACGATCTGGTGCAGTTCGTCCACAATGTGGCCGCCTGGCTGGCAGGCTGGTCACGCGACCTGTTCACCTTCGACGAGGCGTGGGCGCGGGTGGTGGCGGGCTACGGCCTGGCGGCGGTGGTCTACCTGTTCATCGGCCACGCCATAGCCAACCGCATGCACCGCCACTAGCTCACTCTCACCCCACGCCACCACCGGCGGACGGCCCCCCACACGTCGCCGGATCTCCGTACCGGCCCCACGACGGCGTTGCCCGGGGCGCGCGACCTGCCGTGCCACCGGCTGGTCACGTGACCCGGGGGTCTGGGGGCACCCCCCAGAAGACACAGCACCTTCGACGAGGCGTGGGCGCGCGTGGTGGCGGGCTACGGCCTGGCAGTGGTGGTCTACCTGTTCATCGGCCACGCCATAGCCAACCGCATGCACCGCCACTGACCTCCACGGTGCACCAGCGCAGCACCGCAGCGCCGCTACGGACAACCAACCCCGTACCACCAGCGCAGCACCGCAGCACCGCCACTGGCTCACGCTCAGTCGCAGCAGTCCGGGTCCAGCCCCATAGGGAGGTGGGTTCCCTCGAAGATCGTGCAGGTTGCCTCGTGGCCGCCCAGGGCCGCTACCGCGAGGAGCAGGGAGCCCGCCGTCCAGGTGGTGAGTTCCTGGGGCCAGACGGCCTTGTCCTGGTAGACGTACCCCGTCCAGTACAGGCCGCTCTCCGCGTCCCGCAGGTGCTGGATGGACTGGAGGATCTCCAGTGCGCGGTCGGACTCGCCCAACGCCCAGAGCGTGAGGGCGAGTTCGGCTGATTCGCCGCCGGTGACCCACGGGTTGGGGATCACGCACCGTACCCCGAGGCCGGGGACGACGAAGCGGTCCCAGCCTTCCTCCAGGCGGGACTTGGCCTCCGTGCCGGTCAACGCGCCGCCGAGGACGGGGTAGTACCAGTCCATCGAGTAGCGGCCCTTGTCGAGGAACCGCTCGGGGTGGCGGCGGATCGCGTGTCGTAGCGCGCCGACCGCCAACTCCCAGTCCGGCTGCGCCTCTTCGCGTTGTTCGGCGATGGCGAGCGCGCACCGCAGCGCGTGGTGGACGGACGAGGAGCCGGTCAGCAGGGCGTCGGTGGTGGAGGTTCCGTCGTCCTCGCCCTTCCAGCCGATCTGGCCGCCGGGCTGCTGGAGGCGCAGCACGTACTCGACCGCCGCGTGGACGACCGGCCACATCCGGTCGAGGAACGTGTCGTCGCCGGTGGACAGGTAGTGGTGCCAGACGCCGACCGCCACGTACGCGACGAAGTTGGTCTCCCGGCCCCGGTCGGTGAC
The sequence above is a segment of the Streptomyces griseoviridis genome. Coding sequences within it:
- a CDS encoding DUF7848 domain-containing protein, which codes for MGTVTPRSVLRYETWTLQPDREPDAEPVLYAMQCAVDGETSPTSEDFAEPQDWVLRHCGQNPSHHTYREIITRPWRTWRQT
- a CDS encoding XRE family transcriptional regulator, giving the protein MAAGGWTYAALAQQVEVDPKSVERWVNLGRIPRRATALQAAKALGEDVHALWPTLRQARPARAISPELVALYGQRADIPVSAFTDLMAQARERIDILVYAAVFLHEAYPRLNELLTERAAEGCTVRIAIGDPDSDNVQARGQEERFGHGIESRCRLALMHYKPVADTPGIEVRTHATTLYNSLYRADDQQLVNAHVWGVNAYAAPVWHLRRHETGGMFDTYADSFDAVWATATRVREEG
- a CDS encoding NUDIX domain-containing protein, which produces MARTEYYDDPNAPKPNSMVVAASAVVTDDHGRILLQRRRDNNLWALPGGGMDLTDSLPGTAVREVMEETGLDVEITGLVGTYTDPKHIIAYTDGEVRRQFNVCFTARITGGRLAISDESTELRFVPPDEIEQLPMHHTQRLRLQHFLEQREKPYLG
- a CDS encoding HEAT repeat domain-containing protein, with amino-acid sequence MTFRGEERSQADLVEALTDGTGRDARSIAAGHPEVAQLIASWIREAAHAGNWTRVDKFANLAAPLRAPGPGGAIQEILDSDAAGFNKEDLVEILGEIRETDAVACLFRVAEGSVDEDAPAYWLCQKVISSLGDIGTPEALLRLRRMTSQPWPDIVRWHAAVELGVEDELGFDEDQMLG
- a CDS encoding dienelactone hydrolase family protein, coding for MRFTSERRLDDGVLAREFTLGEIPGTLWTPASAAPAPLILMAHNNGLPKNEPRLVARALRSAAYGYAVATIDAAGCGTRPRSATDEQARADLRRAMRAGDPVDEIFESLIGPLVENAVPEWRTTLDALLELPEIDGPVGYSGWTALGIRLTATDPRITAAGFFAGGYVPRAQREEARRITIPLLLLLQWDDEGNPRERALDLFDTFASEEKTLHANMGGHTGTPWFELEDGNRFFGRHLKKD
- a CDS encoding LLM class F420-dependent oxidoreductase gives rise to the protein MRLGVALGYWGRGPSAGDVGLAQEAERLGYHSVWTAESWGSDAFTPLTWIAAHTSTIRLGTAVAQMAARSPTATAMHALTLDHLSGGRVMLGLGLSGPQVVEGWYGRPFPSSPLTATREYVDVVRQVLRREEPVRLDGRFHPLPYPGEDGTGLGKPLKSITHPVRSDLPVLLGAEGPKNVAQTTRIADGWLPLYWSPSRPEVYGPAVTGGLPEGFVVAPMARVQVCDDVAEGLLPVKAMLGFYIGGMGHTTLNFHTDLMGRMGYAEEAHQVRELFLAGRREDAVRAVPDSFADEISLVGPRQRIAERLDLWRKGPVTDLLALAPDRATLRVLAELNS
- a CDS encoding prenyltransferase/squalene oxidase repeat-containing protein, producing the protein MTTPRTEHLVLPGVLTAEQALATVAGIRAVQREDGAIPWFRGHHLDPWDHTEAAMALDAAGEHEAATRAYEWLARHQNDDGSWYAAYADGDFADVTDRGRETNFVAYVAVGVWHHYLSTGDDTFLDRMWPVVHAAVEYVLRLQQPGGQIGWKGEDDGTSTTDALLTGSSSVHHALRCALAIAEQREEAQPDWELAVGALRHAIRRHPERFLDKGRYSMDWYYPVLGGALTGTEAKSRLEEGWDRFVVPGLGVRCVIPNPWVTGGESAELALTLWALGESDRALEILQSIQHLRDAESGLYWTGYVYQDKAVWPQELTTWTAGSLLLAVAALGGHEATCTIFEGTHLPMGLDPDCCD